A section of the Verrucomicrobiota bacterium genome encodes:
- the xdhB gene encoding xanthine dehydrogenase molybdopterin binding subunit, translating into MSDPFVIINGERVAVAEAPVHQSILDFLRQSGRTGSKVGCNEGDCGACTLLLLEKSGPPRAINGCLALVGSLVGREIVTAEGLETPDGRLHPVQEAMVEQNGSQCGYCTPGFVCSMAEAAARGIQKDPGAVADQLCGNLCRCTGYRPIREAMAASASTELAAAESGPSQSLPGYHRPGSLSEVLALKAEHPEFPFIAGATELAVLINKRHDRPAGLISLEDIPELARIQKSQTHWTVGAGLPLTDLESELGEELPALRAMLRRFASRQIRHRATLGGNLVTASPIGDSAPVLLALDAVVTLVSVRGERSLPLADFFLGYRKTELTPDELLLSVTFPRVARDRLEFYKVSKRREMDISAVSAAIRMATDEGGLVTEARLAFGGVAATPARAYQTEAALLGRPFEDAASGEVLEILGQEFSPLDDLRASAEFRCTLLQELLCKFVAGERDRIEVPCESSFEGPPAEVSSHESARGHVTGKALYVEDASLKGGGTLFLHPVRAPVARGTLRRLETQAAQEMTGVRAILSAADVPGLNNTGPARHDEPLFAERDIEFHGQIVAAVVAESPELARLAAEQVGVECKEGEPVLGIEAALAAHSFHTDPHVLERGDVEEALARAPKVLEGTVTLGGQDHFYLETQAASARPDDQGGLWVQSSSQHPSEIQTIVAEVLGKRRHDIVVESPRMGGGFGGKETQGNPWAAMAALGALATGRKVSVQLDRDLDMESTGKRHPFFARYRVGFDATGQLCAAKIELFSDGGWSLDLSLPVNDRGLFHLDNAYYIPHVRFTGRVCKTNVTSHTAFRGFGGPQGMLVIEDIVARVATHLKLPPEKVRARNFYRGSGASNTTHYGEEVAGNRLHRIWRELLESAQWQQRRQRLAAWNTENPYRKRGLAITPVKFGISFTLKHYNQAGALVLLYADGSVQVNHGGTEMGQGLHTKILQVTMRELGLPAERVRLMHTRTDKVPNTSATAASSGSDLNGMAVADACAQLKARLTPLAAERLGGEEASIRFAQGRVWSGKAAMPFEELVGLAYTERIQLSAAGFYATPDLEWDWSVGKGKPFHYYAFGAAVSEVEIDGFTGMQHLRRVDILHDVGDSLSSSIDRGQIEGGFVQGAGWLTSEELAWDPGGRLLSHSASTYAIPAFSDAPLDFRVSLLQDATQDRTIHGSKAVGEPPFMLALSVREALRDALAAFGAETEQLPSPLTPEVIKRAIGSLRPSKLSPKPTDHAYHPIVRNHSR; encoded by the coding sequence ATGAGTGATCCTTTCGTCATCATCAATGGCGAGCGGGTGGCGGTGGCGGAGGCTCCGGTGCATCAATCGATTCTCGATTTCCTGCGGCAGAGTGGTCGGACCGGCAGCAAGGTGGGTTGCAACGAGGGCGATTGTGGAGCGTGCACTCTGCTGCTTTTGGAAAAAAGCGGACCGCCCCGGGCCATCAATGGGTGTTTGGCTTTGGTGGGGTCTTTGGTGGGGCGGGAGATTGTGACGGCGGAAGGTTTGGAGACGCCAGATGGGCGACTCCACCCGGTGCAGGAGGCGATGGTCGAGCAAAATGGCTCGCAGTGTGGCTATTGCACCCCCGGCTTTGTCTGTTCCATGGCGGAAGCGGCCGCTCGAGGGATCCAGAAGGATCCGGGCGCGGTGGCGGATCAGCTTTGCGGAAATCTCTGTCGCTGCACCGGCTACCGACCCATTCGCGAGGCCATGGCGGCGAGCGCTTCGACGGAGCTAGCGGCCGCTGAGTCGGGGCCTTCGCAATCGCTCCCCGGCTACCACCGACCGGGCAGTCTTTCGGAAGTGCTCGCGCTTAAGGCGGAGCATCCCGAGTTCCCGTTCATCGCGGGGGCGACCGAGCTGGCGGTGCTCATCAACAAGCGCCATGATCGCCCAGCTGGCTTGATTTCCTTGGAGGACATCCCGGAACTGGCTCGCATCCAAAAAAGCCAGACCCATTGGACGGTAGGGGCCGGGCTGCCGCTGACCGATTTGGAGAGCGAGCTGGGGGAGGAGCTCCCGGCGTTGCGGGCGATGTTGCGTCGCTTCGCCTCGCGTCAAATCCGCCATCGGGCCACTCTCGGCGGGAATCTAGTGACGGCTTCCCCCATTGGTGATTCCGCGCCGGTGCTTTTGGCCTTGGACGCGGTGGTGACGTTGGTTTCGGTGAGAGGCGAACGAAGCCTGCCGCTAGCGGACTTTTTCCTCGGCTACCGCAAGACGGAGCTGACGCCGGATGAGCTTTTGCTCTCGGTGACTTTCCCGAGGGTGGCTCGGGATCGCTTGGAATTCTACAAGGTCTCCAAGCGACGGGAAATGGACATTTCAGCGGTCTCGGCTGCCATTCGCATGGCGACCGATGAAGGCGGCCTCGTGACGGAGGCCAGGCTGGCCTTTGGGGGAGTGGCCGCCACGCCCGCCCGGGCTTACCAGACGGAGGCGGCGCTCCTGGGACGGCCCTTCGAGGACGCGGCCAGTGGCGAGGTGCTGGAGATCCTGGGGCAGGAATTCAGCCCGCTGGATGATCTGCGAGCTTCAGCCGAGTTTCGCTGCACGCTTTTGCAAGAACTCCTTTGCAAGTTCGTGGCTGGGGAGAGGGATCGGATTGAGGTGCCTTGTGAGTCTTCTTTCGAAGGTCCGCCAGCGGAGGTGTCCTCGCACGAGTCGGCCCGGGGTCACGTGACCGGAAAGGCGCTCTACGTGGAAGATGCCTCGCTCAAGGGAGGGGGCACGCTCTTTCTTCATCCGGTGCGGGCACCGGTCGCTCGCGGGACGCTTCGTCGATTGGAGACCCAAGCCGCCCAGGAAATGACCGGGGTGCGAGCGATCTTGAGCGCTGCCGATGTGCCGGGGCTCAATAACACGGGCCCGGCGCGCCATGACGAGCCGCTCTTCGCGGAGAGGGATATCGAGTTCCATGGGCAGATCGTGGCGGCGGTGGTGGCGGAGTCGCCCGAGTTGGCTCGTTTGGCCGCCGAGCAAGTGGGGGTGGAGTGCAAGGAAGGCGAACCGGTGCTGGGGATCGAAGCGGCCCTGGCCGCCCACTCCTTTCACACCGATCCCCATGTCCTCGAAAGAGGAGACGTGGAAGAGGCGCTGGCTCGCGCGCCGAAGGTCCTCGAAGGCACGGTCACCCTGGGCGGACAGGATCACTTTTATCTCGAGACCCAGGCGGCCTCGGCTAGGCCGGATGACCAGGGGGGGCTCTGGGTGCAGAGCTCGTCCCAGCATCCCAGCGAGATCCAAACAATCGTGGCTGAGGTGCTCGGCAAGCGGCGGCACGACATCGTGGTGGAGTCCCCTCGAATGGGAGGCGGCTTTGGCGGTAAGGAGACGCAAGGGAATCCGTGGGCCGCGATGGCCGCTTTGGGAGCCTTGGCCACCGGTCGCAAGGTGAGTGTGCAGCTCGACCGCGATCTCGATATGGAGTCCACGGGCAAGCGCCATCCTTTCTTCGCTCGCTACCGGGTGGGGTTTGACGCGACGGGGCAGCTCTGCGCCGCCAAAATCGAGCTTTTTTCGGACGGTGGTTGGTCGCTCGATTTGTCCCTCCCAGTCAATGACCGCGGGCTCTTCCATCTCGACAATGCCTACTACATCCCCCATGTCCGCTTCACCGGGAGAGTCTGCAAAACGAACGTCACCTCCCACACGGCCTTCCGAGGTTTTGGCGGCCCGCAGGGCATGTTGGTGATTGAGGACATCGTGGCGAGAGTGGCCACCCATTTGAAGCTGCCTCCCGAGAAGGTGCGGGCTCGCAATTTCTACCGCGGGAGCGGGGCCAGCAACACCACGCACTATGGCGAAGAGGTGGCTGGCAATCGTCTCCATCGCATCTGGCGCGAACTCCTAGAAAGCGCTCAGTGGCAGCAGCGCCGCCAGCGCTTGGCCGCCTGGAATACCGAAAATCCCTATCGCAAGCGTGGCTTGGCCATCACCCCGGTCAAGTTTGGGATCAGCTTCACCCTCAAGCACTACAACCAAGCGGGAGCCTTGGTCCTGCTCTACGCGGATGGCTCCGTCCAAGTGAACCACGGAGGCACTGAGATGGGACAGGGGCTCCATACCAAAATCCTGCAAGTGACGATGCGAGAGCTGGGTCTGCCGGCCGAGCGCGTGCGGCTGATGCACACCCGCACGGACAAGGTGCCGAACACTTCGGCGACCGCCGCCAGCTCGGGCTCCGATTTGAACGGCATGGCGGTAGCCGACGCTTGCGCCCAACTCAAAGCGCGCTTGACCCCCTTGGCCGCGGAACGCTTGGGCGGGGAGGAGGCGTCGATCCGATTTGCGCAGGGAAGGGTCTGGAGCGGGAAAGCGGCCATGCCCTTCGAAGAGCTGGTGGGCTTGGCCTACACCGAGCGCATCCAACTCTCGGCGGCGGGATTTTACGCCACGCCTGACTTGGAATGGGATTGGTCCGTCGGGAAGGGAAAACCCTTTCACTATTATGCCTTTGGAGCGGCCGTGAGTGAGGTGGAGATCGATGGGTTCACCGGCATGCAACACCTCCGCCGCGTGGACATTTTGCATGATGTGGGTGACTCCTTGAGTTCCTCGATCGACCGCGGGCAAATTGAAGGAGGCTTTGTCCAGGGGGCCGGCTGGCTGACCTCGGAGGAGCTGGCCTGGGATCCTGGGGGTCGCCTCCTCTCCCACAGCGCGAGCACCTACGCCATTCCCGCCTTCAGCGATGCGCCGCTCGACTTTCGGGTCAGCCTCTTGCAAGACGCGACCCAAGACCGCACTATTCATGGGAGCAAGGCGGTCGGCGAGCCGCCCTTCATGTTGGCCCTGTCTGTGCGCGAAGCGCTGCGGGACGCCCTGGCCGCCTTTGGCGCGGAGACCGAACAGTTGCCATCGCCCCTCACCCCCGAGGTCATCAAGCGGGCCATCGGCTCCCTCCGCCCGAGCAAGCTTTCACCCAAACCAACTGACCATGCCTACCATCCGATTGTCCGGAACCATTCTCGGTGA
- a CDS encoding M20 family metallo-hydrolase has translation MRALSSEPVERAVARLEELGRISDHPEFLTRSFLSPANLRAARLVGEWMAELGMEVEHAVDGTMRGMLAGTAPGAAPLLLGSHLDTVVDAGRFDGALGIVVALAAVEALRQEGRALPFPMHVLAFSDEEGSRFHTTYLGSRSLLGPLDAGTLSRRDEAGESLASVLRAEGWHEGAREMRYRSGETLGYVEVHIEQGRVLQEEGLAVASVSSIAGQSRLAVTLHGRADHAGTTPMGLRRDALGGAAACVLAAEELARAEEGAVVTVGKLKLHPDVSNTIPQRARLTVDLRHAVDAVRERLRGELERLFREVAEGRGLELEWEVVQESAAVPCDGRLREKMMEAVGSTTGRPFSMMSGAGHDAVALSARMPVAMLFVRCREGLSHHPDEYATPEDVEVGIMVLREFLLGLA, from the coding sequence TTGAGGGCGCTGTCTTCAGAGCCGGTGGAGCGCGCGGTGGCTCGCTTGGAGGAGTTAGGGAGAATTTCCGATCATCCGGAGTTTCTTACCCGCTCGTTTCTTTCGCCTGCCAATCTGCGGGCGGCCCGTTTGGTGGGCGAGTGGATGGCGGAACTGGGGATGGAGGTGGAGCATGCGGTGGATGGAACGATGCGTGGGATGCTGGCGGGGACGGCTCCCGGGGCGGCTCCCCTGCTTTTGGGCTCGCATCTGGATACGGTGGTGGATGCCGGGCGCTTCGATGGGGCGCTCGGGATTGTGGTGGCTTTGGCGGCGGTGGAGGCGCTTCGGCAGGAGGGGAGGGCGTTGCCCTTTCCGATGCATGTGCTGGCTTTTTCCGATGAGGAGGGTTCCCGCTTTCACACGACTTATTTGGGATCGCGCTCGCTCTTGGGGCCCTTGGATGCCGGGACCCTTTCACGGAGGGATGAGGCGGGAGAGTCCTTGGCCTCGGTTTTGCGCGCGGAGGGCTGGCATGAGGGGGCTCGCGAGATGCGCTATCGCTCAGGAGAAACGCTTGGCTATGTGGAGGTGCACATCGAGCAGGGGCGCGTCTTGCAGGAGGAGGGCTTGGCGGTGGCGAGTGTGTCTTCCATTGCGGGGCAGTCGCGCTTGGCGGTGACCCTGCATGGGCGAGCCGATCACGCTGGGACCACGCCTATGGGGCTGCGGCGAGATGCGTTGGGCGGGGCGGCGGCCTGCGTCCTGGCGGCCGAAGAGTTGGCGAGAGCGGAGGAGGGGGCGGTCGTGACGGTGGGGAAGCTGAAGTTGCATCCGGATGTTTCCAACACCATTCCGCAGAGGGCGCGTTTGACGGTCGATCTGCGTCATGCGGTCGACGCTGTCCGGGAGCGCTTGCGGGGGGAGCTGGAGCGGCTTTTTCGAGAGGTGGCGGAGGGTCGGGGATTGGAGCTGGAGTGGGAGGTGGTGCAGGAGTCAGCGGCGGTTCCCTGTGACGGGAGGCTGCGCGAGAAGATGATGGAGGCGGTCGGCTCGACGACGGGGCGTCCGTTTTCCATGATGAGTGGGGCGGGGCATGATGCGGTGGCGCTCTCGGCCAGGATGCCGGTGGCCATGCTCTTTGTGCGCTGCCGGGAAGGTCTTTCTCACCACCCGGATGAATATGCCACTCCCGAGGATGTGGAGGTGGGAATCATGGTGTTACGAGAGTTTTTACTAGGGTTGGCCTGA
- a CDS encoding LOG family protein, with translation MPTIRLSGTILGDNDPARGVRAELLYLLFKGGWDIYNSNGDQLITLSNIEKKIIESDAFLFTPKPGIEDMFKAISIFVGYQTLDQHLAGKPTVLLNEDDSWNDLLGVLHHLGAMGTVRQKPEEFLLLADSAQAALEQVAYGRARTPPDAGREPLERPIKARSFDTPIPDAFKGSVCVFCSATLEEPTYLDDGRELGRLLAENGFGCISGAGSSGIMGAVVEGSVAAGGWAAGSNVPHIIELEGLPEGLSSFWLRDDIYTRMEVMIAQSDAFVILPGGAGTVQELLALLIFKSHGDLLMKDKPIFIFNRALPEGGGFWDPLVRLLQDLCPEHPPVVSTELSLLLDELNQAIPERVDRLSLAPQI, from the coding sequence ATGCCTACCATCCGATTGTCCGGAACCATTCTCGGTGACAATGACCCAGCCCGCGGCGTTCGCGCCGAACTTCTGTATCTGCTCTTCAAGGGCGGCTGGGACATTTACAATTCCAATGGCGACCAACTCATCACGCTCAGCAACATTGAGAAGAAGATTATCGAATCCGACGCTTTCCTCTTCACGCCCAAGCCGGGCATCGAAGACATGTTCAAGGCGATTTCCATCTTTGTGGGTTACCAAACGCTCGACCAACATCTCGCGGGCAAGCCGACCGTGCTTTTGAACGAAGACGATTCCTGGAATGACCTCTTGGGCGTGCTCCATCATTTGGGCGCCATGGGAACCGTCCGCCAAAAGCCGGAGGAGTTCCTCCTTTTGGCCGACTCCGCGCAGGCTGCTCTCGAGCAGGTGGCCTACGGTCGCGCGCGCACCCCGCCCGATGCCGGACGGGAACCTTTGGAGAGGCCGATCAAAGCCCGTTCTTTTGACACCCCCATCCCGGACGCCTTCAAAGGCAGCGTTTGCGTCTTTTGTTCGGCCACCCTGGAAGAGCCCACCTACCTGGATGATGGGCGAGAGCTAGGGAGGCTCCTGGCAGAGAATGGCTTTGGCTGCATCTCGGGAGCGGGCAGCTCCGGCATCATGGGCGCGGTGGTGGAAGGAAGTGTGGCCGCGGGAGGCTGGGCCGCTGGATCGAATGTCCCTCACATCATTGAACTGGAAGGCTTGCCGGAAGGGCTCTCTAGTTTTTGGCTGCGCGATGACATCTACACTCGGATGGAGGTCATGATCGCCCAGTCGGATGCCTTCGTCATTTTGCCCGGTGGCGCGGGCACGGTCCAAGAACTCCTGGCTCTTTTGATTTTCAAATCGCACGGAGATCTCCTCATGAAGGACAAACCGATTTTCATTTTCAATCGGGCCCTGCCCGAGGGTGGCGGTTTTTGGGACCCGCTGGTCCGGCTTTTGCAGGATCTCTGCCCCGAGCATCCTCCGGTGGTGAGCACGGAGCTTTCTCTTCTTCTCGATGAACTGAACCAAGCCATCCCCGAGCGAGTAGATCGTCTCTCGCTCGCCCCCCAAATCTGA
- a CDS encoding M20 family metallo-hydrolase, which produces MIATCERLHREIDELAQFSSHPAPAVTRVLFSPEDLAARDWLVARAQEAGLRVRSDAVGNLFFRWEGSDPSLKAVATGSHIDAIPNAGKYDGVVGVLGGLEAIRLLQESGFQPRRAMELILFTAEEPTRFGIGCLGSRMLAGTLSASQAAGLRDEEGRSLEELRAGHYAGSLAEVALEKGTYEAFLELHIEQGPLLEEEGLDLGAVEKIAAPAAFRVRFEGSGGHAGAVLMPERRDAFLAAAEVALAVERAALESASPDTVGTTGVVQVRPGAINSIPCEVLLEIDFRDTDVAARDTALARIQEEASALCDRRGVGWTWQEINADPPALCDSGLVAGIRGSAERLGFSSRSMISRAYHDSLFMAQLCPTAMIFLPCYRGYSHRPDEYASPEAIGKGVEVLAATLKEVAR; this is translated from the coding sequence ATGATAGCGACTTGCGAGCGCCTCCATCGCGAGATCGACGAGCTGGCCCAGTTCTCATCGCATCCCGCTCCCGCGGTTACGCGGGTGCTTTTTTCTCCAGAGGATTTGGCTGCACGTGATTGGTTAGTGGCGCGGGCGCAGGAAGCGGGCTTGAGGGTGCGGAGCGATGCGGTGGGCAATCTTTTTTTCCGTTGGGAAGGCAGCGATCCCAGCTTGAAAGCGGTCGCGACCGGCTCGCACATCGATGCCATTCCCAACGCCGGGAAGTATGACGGAGTGGTCGGCGTTCTCGGAGGCTTGGAGGCGATCCGTCTCTTGCAGGAGAGTGGATTCCAGCCGCGCCGGGCCATGGAGTTGATTCTTTTCACGGCGGAGGAGCCAACGCGCTTTGGGATTGGCTGTCTCGGTTCGCGCATGCTGGCCGGGACGCTTTCGGCTTCTCAAGCGGCTGGCTTGCGGGATGAAGAGGGGCGGTCTTTGGAGGAGCTGCGGGCTGGGCACTATGCCGGAAGTCTTGCGGAGGTGGCCTTGGAGAAAGGAACCTACGAGGCGTTTCTCGAGCTGCACATCGAGCAAGGGCCTCTTCTGGAGGAGGAGGGGCTCGACTTGGGGGCGGTCGAGAAAATCGCCGCGCCGGCTGCTTTTCGTGTGAGGTTTGAGGGCTCAGGAGGGCATGCTGGGGCGGTGCTGATGCCGGAGCGGCGAGACGCTTTCCTAGCGGCGGCGGAGGTGGCCTTGGCGGTGGAGCGGGCGGCCTTGGAATCTGCTTCGCCCGACACGGTGGGAACCACGGGAGTGGTCCAAGTGCGCCCAGGAGCCATCAATTCGATCCCATGCGAGGTTCTTTTGGAGATCGATTTTCGCGATACGGACGTGGCGGCGCGCGACACCGCCTTGGCTCGGATTCAAGAGGAAGCGTCCGCTCTTTGTGATCGCCGTGGGGTGGGATGGACTTGGCAGGAAATCAACGCCGATCCACCGGCGCTGTGCGATTCGGGGTTGGTGGCAGGCATTCGAGGATCTGCGGAGCGACTTGGCTTTTCCAGTCGCAGCATGATCAGTCGGGCTTATCACGATTCGCTTTTCATGGCCCAGCTTTGCCCGACGGCTATGATTTTCCTCCCGTGCTACCGGGGCTATTCTCATCGGCCGGATGAGTATGCCAGTCCGGAAGCCATCGGGAAGGGCGTGGAGGTCCTGGCCGCAACGCTCAAGGAGGTGGCCCGATGA
- a CDS encoding aspartate aminotransferase family protein, whose amino-acid sequence MSVSTAPPPRPSLPPCKHQPVPYAGPSKAELMERRKQVLNQGIFLLYAEPLMIVEGKMQYVWDETGRRYLDCFGGICTVSVGHCHPHVNAALATQSGLAQHIPTCYLHPGVVEFAELLASTFPDPLKRVYFVNSGSEANDLAVLMARLHTGQHEVISLRNCYHGGNAVGMALTSHHTWKYPVPPLPGFQHARAPHPLWGEIPYEEPDAGERYAAELQELIQFGTSGNVAAFIAEPIQGVGGAVTYPSDYLQHAYAHVRAAGGLCIADEVQSGFGRTGRHFWGFQNYKVLPDIVVMAKSIGNGFPLAAVVTTEEVSQKMASRIHFNTFGGDPLAMAQGKATLEVMLRDNTMALCQRIGDRLLAGLQALQKRFPVLASVRGSGLILGVEFVVDGKPGTEFCARFFERCKELGLLVGKGGLFGSVIRIKPPMCLSEADADFLLAVFETALVELLD is encoded by the coding sequence ATGAGCGTCTCGACTGCCCCTCCCCCTCGCCCCTCTCTCCCGCCTTGTAAGCACCAGCCCGTGCCCTACGCCGGTCCTTCCAAGGCCGAGTTGATGGAGCGCCGCAAGCAGGTTCTCAACCAAGGCATCTTTCTTCTCTATGCCGAGCCTCTCATGATAGTGGAAGGCAAGATGCAGTATGTTTGGGATGAGACGGGGCGGCGCTACTTGGACTGCTTTGGCGGCATCTGCACCGTGAGCGTCGGGCACTGCCATCCCCATGTGAATGCGGCCTTGGCGACCCAAAGCGGGCTAGCTCAACACATCCCCACCTGTTACTTGCACCCCGGCGTGGTGGAGTTTGCGGAACTCTTGGCCTCGACCTTTCCCGATCCCCTCAAGCGAGTCTACTTCGTGAACTCGGGGTCGGAAGCCAATGACCTGGCCGTCCTCATGGCCCGGCTTCACACCGGGCAGCATGAAGTCATTTCCCTGCGCAATTGCTACCACGGAGGCAACGCGGTCGGCATGGCCCTGACCAGCCATCACACCTGGAAATACCCGGTGCCCCCCTTGCCAGGATTCCAACACGCCCGGGCTCCCCATCCCTTGTGGGGGGAGATCCCTTATGAGGAACCCGATGCGGGCGAGCGCTATGCGGCCGAGCTGCAAGAGCTGATTCAATTTGGCACCAGTGGGAACGTGGCGGCTTTCATCGCTGAACCGATCCAAGGCGTGGGAGGCGCAGTCACCTACCCCTCAGACTATCTCCAGCATGCCTATGCGCATGTGCGGGCGGCGGGCGGACTCTGCATCGCGGATGAAGTGCAGAGTGGCTTTGGTCGGACCGGGCGCCATTTCTGGGGCTTCCAAAACTATAAGGTTCTGCCGGACATCGTGGTCATGGCCAAGTCCATCGGAAATGGCTTTCCGTTGGCCGCCGTGGTCACCACCGAAGAAGTCTCTCAAAAGATGGCCTCCCGCATTCACTTCAACACTTTCGGCGGGGATCCGCTCGCCATGGCCCAAGGAAAGGCCACCCTGGAGGTCATGCTGCGGGACAACACCATGGCGCTCTGCCAACGCATCGGAGACCGGCTCTTGGCGGGACTGCAAGCGCTCCAAAAGAGATTTCCGGTCTTGGCGAGCGTGCGCGGGAGTGGCTTGATTCTGGGGGTGGAGTTTGTGGTCGATGGCAAGCCGGGAACCGAATTCTGCGCGCGCTTCTTCGAACGCTGCAAGGAGCTGGGTTTGCTCGTCGGCAAGGGGGGGCTCTTCGGTTCGGTCATTCGGATCAAGCCGCCCATGTGTCTGAGTGAAGCGGACGCCGATTTTCTGCTGGCCGTCTTTGAAACGGCCCTCGTCGAGTTGCTCGACTGA
- the allE gene encoding (S)-ureidoglycine aminohydrolase: protein MSTESSVPLFGRTRTVVGARHALLAPDGHVPSAFPGWEGCTAYVLLSPAMGARLSQLLVVFQEEGRAVFSADEHEHVFYLEAGSCRLLSAGDERALSSGGFGFVPAGQELSLEGVAGTRLTVFRKVFQPHPELAPPPLLTGSADEVPDEPFLGNEGARLQTLLPVDPRFDLAMNLFTYRPGATLPFVETHIMEHGLLMLSGQGVYRLEESYYPVQAGDAIWMAPYCPQWFVAMGEAPASYLYYKDVHRMP from the coding sequence ATGTCCACTGAGTCATCCGTCCCGCTGTTTGGTCGCACGCGCACGGTGGTGGGCGCGCGGCATGCGCTCCTGGCCCCCGACGGCCATGTGCCTTCGGCTTTCCCCGGCTGGGAAGGGTGCACGGCCTATGTCTTGCTTTCGCCGGCGATGGGGGCGCGGCTTTCCCAGCTGCTGGTGGTGTTTCAGGAGGAGGGGCGGGCGGTGTTTTCGGCGGATGAACACGAGCATGTTTTTTACCTGGAAGCGGGGAGCTGCCGCTTGCTTTCGGCGGGGGACGAACGGGCGCTCTCCTCGGGCGGCTTTGGCTTTGTCCCCGCGGGGCAGGAACTTTCGCTGGAGGGAGTGGCGGGGACCCGCTTGACGGTTTTCCGAAAGGTCTTTCAGCCCCATCCGGAATTGGCACCCCCTCCGCTGCTCACGGGTTCGGCGGATGAGGTTCCCGACGAACCTTTTCTGGGGAATGAGGGAGCGCGCTTGCAGACTCTCCTGCCCGTCGATCCCCGCTTCGATTTGGCAATGAACCTGTTCACTTACCGCCCAGGGGCCACCCTCCCTTTCGTGGAGACCCACATTATGGAGCATGGGCTGCTGATGCTTTCGGGGCAGGGGGTCTATCGTTTGGAGGAGAGTTACTATCCGGTGCAAGCGGGCGATGCCATTTGGATGGCGCCGTATTGCCCACAGTGGTTCGTCGCCATGGGGGAGGCTCCGGCTTCTTATCTTTATTACAAAGACGTGCATCGGATGCCATGA
- the allB gene encoding allantoinase AllB: MSDYELIVRSRSPEGWPLALAISEGVIQERGEEIQASGAREIEAMDAMIWPGWIDAHVHFNEPGRTEWEGIASGSRALAAGGGTAFIDMPLNSSPPVLDAEAFQEKRRLAEAKSCLDFGLWGGLVPASLIHIEAMADCGAAGLKAFMCPSGLAEFSASDPPTLKQGMGIAAERCLPVAVHAELEPKERPVGSDMKAWLAWRPIEAEVEAIRIALDLAGETGCALHIVHVSSPEGIDAITEAKRAGVDVTAETCPHYLLLDAEEAVAIGTLAKCAPPLRPKGTVEALRKRVREGEVDTLGSDHSPSSPDLKKDEDVFACWGGIAGIQDGLPLLMDEGLARPELLAEKVAQRFRFSGKGALVPGREADFSLVREEPREISASHSLTRHPHSPYRGRVSRHRICETFLRGERVSESTRGRFLRPSPR, translated from the coding sequence ATGAGTGATTACGAATTGATTGTCCGCAGCCGTTCGCCAGAGGGCTGGCCGCTGGCCCTGGCGATTTCCGAAGGCGTCATTCAAGAGCGGGGTGAGGAGATCCAAGCTTCGGGCGCACGGGAAATTGAGGCGATGGATGCCATGATCTGGCCGGGATGGATCGATGCCCATGTCCATTTCAACGAGCCAGGTCGGACGGAGTGGGAGGGAATCGCGAGCGGCTCGCGAGCTTTGGCGGCGGGCGGCGGGACCGCTTTCATCGACATGCCGCTCAATTCCAGCCCACCGGTCCTGGATGCCGAAGCCTTTCAGGAGAAGCGTCGCCTGGCCGAGGCCAAGTCCTGTCTCGACTTCGGATTGTGGGGTGGCCTCGTACCTGCTTCACTTATTCACATTGAAGCCATGGCGGATTGTGGCGCCGCCGGCTTGAAAGCGTTTATGTGTCCTTCTGGTCTGGCTGAGTTTTCTGCTTCCGATCCTCCCACTCTCAAACAAGGTATGGGCATCGCCGCCGAACGCTGCCTGCCGGTGGCTGTCCACGCGGAGCTGGAACCAAAGGAGCGTCCCGTGGGTTCGGATATGAAGGCGTGGCTGGCTTGGCGCCCGATCGAAGCGGAGGTGGAGGCCATCCGGATCGCCCTCGATTTGGCGGGGGAGACGGGCTGTGCCCTGCACATCGTCCATGTCTCCTCGCCTGAGGGAATCGATGCCATTACAGAGGCCAAGAGAGCGGGCGTCGATGTCACGGCGGAGACTTGCCCTCATTACCTGCTTTTGGATGCAGAGGAAGCGGTGGCCATCGGCACGCTGGCCAAGTGCGCTCCGCCGCTGCGTCCCAAAGGAACGGTCGAGGCGCTTCGCAAGCGAGTGCGAGAGGGGGAGGTCGATACCTTGGGTTCAGATCATTCCCCTTCTTCGCCCGATTTGAAAAAAGACGAGGATGTCTTTGCCTGCTGGGGAGGCATTGCAGGGATTCAGGACGGGCTCCCTCTGCTGATGGATGAGGGCTTGGCGAGGCCAGAGCTTTTGGCAGAGAAGGTGGCCCAGCGATTTCGTTTCTCGGGCAAAGGGGCCTTGGTCCCGGGGAGGGAGGCCGATTTCAGTTTGGTTCGGGAGGAGCCACGCGAGATTTCCGCTTCCCATTCGCTCACTCGACATCCCCACTCGCCCTATCGAGGACGGGTTTCGCGCCATCGGATTTGTGAGACCTTTCTCCGAGGAGAGCGGGTTTCGGAGTCGACCCGGGGAAGATTTTTACGACCTTCTCCCCGCTAG